In one window of Bdellovibrio bacteriovorus W DNA:
- a CDS encoding ribonuclease III (COG0571 dsRNA-specific ribonuclease), whose translation MKELEQRLQYQFKNGSLLERALTHKSFANELKNATEHNEKLEFLGDAVLDLLIGELLFEKYPADSEGGLSKKRASIVNEEVLSDLATEMGLNKMMLLGKGETLTGGSKKPRLVSSSFEAIVGAIYLDGGFEVTKTIVRREFSPLIDSICSAEDFFKDYKTRLQELVQKSLKETPRYELISEEGPPHDREFKVCVKVQSEVWAEGCGRSKKHAEQDAAKTALVEKFKEIV comes from the coding sequence GTGAAGGAGTTAGAGCAGCGATTGCAGTACCAATTCAAGAACGGAAGTCTTCTTGAGCGCGCTTTGACTCATAAGAGCTTTGCTAATGAGTTAAAGAACGCAACAGAACACAATGAAAAGCTCGAGTTTTTGGGCGATGCCGTTTTGGACTTACTTATTGGTGAATTGCTTTTTGAAAAATACCCAGCTGACTCTGAAGGTGGGTTGTCGAAGAAGCGTGCCAGTATCGTGAATGAAGAAGTTTTATCTGATTTAGCAACCGAGATGGGGCTGAATAAGATGATGCTTCTTGGAAAAGGCGAGACTCTGACGGGAGGCTCTAAGAAACCTCGACTGGTGTCTTCGTCATTTGAAGCTATCGTTGGAGCTATTTATTTAGACGGAGGATTTGAGGTCACAAAAACAATTGTGCGCCGAGAATTTTCACCTTTGATTGATAGTATTTGTTCTGCAGAAGATTTTTTTAAAGATTACAAGACTCGTCTGCAGGAATTAGTTCAAAAGAGTCTGAAGGAAACTCCTCGCTATGAGTTGATTTCCGAAGAAGGTCCTCCTCACGACCGAGAATTTAAGGTGTGTGTAAAAGTTCAGAGTGAGGTCTGGGCCGAAGGATGTGGGCGTAGTAAAAAACATGCGGAACAAGATGCCGCAAAAACCGCCCTTGTAGAAAAATTTAAGGAGATAGTTTAA
- a CDS encoding GTP-binding protein Era (COG1159 GTPase), with protein sequence MTYRAGFLGLIGQPNAGKSTLMNYLVDEKVSIVSNKPQTTRRRILGIWSTDNAQVVFVDAPGVVASEKGLNAFLAQEARDVIADSDALLAIVSVDEAKPEDAEKILDMVKASGKPWIGVITKSDIEEKAHRIMILKRMIEERGAKAFSVSVKESEDDVEEREAMLIEFANLMPESPAPLYETELFTNENVREMVTEIIREKCFEILHQEIPYSLAVRIIKFDEEGTLPKIYAEIMVSKENHKPIVIGKEAKVIKEIGTLARKEIEKLMGEKVFLDVQVAFKPEWFENKRIMKELGYGTKSEG encoded by the coding sequence ATGACTTATCGCGCAGGATTTCTAGGATTAATTGGTCAGCCCAATGCGGGCAAAAGTACCTTGATGAACTATCTCGTGGACGAGAAGGTTTCCATTGTATCAAACAAGCCACAAACCACTCGTCGTCGTATTCTGGGTATTTGGAGTACTGACAATGCCCAAGTCGTATTTGTAGACGCCCCAGGAGTTGTGGCTTCTGAGAAGGGCCTAAATGCATTTCTAGCGCAAGAGGCGAGAGATGTTATTGCCGATTCAGATGCGCTTTTGGCGATTGTCAGCGTTGATGAAGCTAAGCCAGAAGATGCAGAGAAAATTTTAGACATGGTTAAAGCCAGCGGTAAACCTTGGATCGGCGTTATTACGAAATCTGATATCGAAGAGAAAGCTCATCGTATTATGATTTTAAAGCGCATGATCGAAGAGCGTGGCGCTAAGGCCTTCAGTGTTTCTGTAAAAGAATCTGAAGATGATGTCGAAGAAAGAGAAGCGATGTTGATCGAGTTTGCGAACTTGATGCCAGAAAGTCCCGCACCTCTTTATGAAACAGAGTTATTCACGAATGAAAATGTTCGTGAAATGGTGACTGAAATTATTCGTGAAAAGTGTTTTGAGATTCTTCATCAGGAAATTCCATACTCACTTGCGGTGCGTATCATAAAATTTGACGAAGAAGGAACTCTACCGAAAATCTACGCCGAGATTATGGTCTCTAAAGAGAATCATAAACCTATCGTGATCGGTAAAGAAGCAAAAGTGATTAAAGAAATTGGAACCTTAGCTCGTAAAGAAATTGAAAAGCTAATGGGTGAGAAAGTGTTCTTGGATGTCCAAGTTGCCTTTAAGCCTGAGTGGTTTGAGAACAAAAGAATTATGAAGGAGTTGGGCTATGGAACAAAATCAGAGGGCTGA